A region from the Aegilops tauschii subsp. strangulata cultivar AL8/78 chromosome 5, Aet v6.0, whole genome shotgun sequence genome encodes:
- the LOC141022237 gene encoding uncharacterized protein produces MSDHGEQPDAAAAAAAAALNAGGGGLARSATPPRERSRGRSRVRRERQVVIHQAAATERAPFVPGAGTTFPTLTSTNYIEWSLVMKVHLESWGLWDAIEGNAQHVRDDKSALGVLLRAVPPEMLGVLVVKETAKAAWDTIKVMRMGVHHVREATAQRLRAEFEQIAFHDGETLDAFGMRITSLVNQLRTLGDNVEEVRVVQKFLRVVPPRYSQIAVAIETLLDLSTISVEELIGRLRTAEERCAAPAPSQGGGRLYLTEQQWEARKQARESCQGSGGGGGNGGEQNNRRGKNQGRRNDARPPQNAGSSGGSGGRSGGRDMTKVKCYNCNKPGHFSRDCTEPRRERKEQVNLADGGTEETTLLLASLSKLTTTTEAAVEHVMLNEERSQARSASDDGGCDSS; encoded by the coding sequence ATGTCCGATCACGGAGAACAGCCGGacgcggctgcggcggcggccgcCGCGGCCCTCAACGCAGGCGGGGGCGGTCTGGCGCGCTCGGCGACTCCACCACGGGAGCGCAGCCGCGGGCGAAGCCGCGTGAGGCGGGAACGGCAGGTGGTGATCCACCAGGCGGCGGCCACGGAGCGCGCGCCGTTCGTGCCGGGCGCTGGCACCACGTTCCCGACCCTCACCTCGACTAACTACATCGAGTGGTCGCTGGTGATGAAGGTTCACCTGGAGTCCTGGGGGCTCTGGGATGCGATCGAAGGCAACGCGCAACACGTGCGCGACGACAAGTCGGCGCTCGGCGTCCTTCTCCGGGCCGTTCCGCCGGAGATGCTCGGCGTTCTCGTCGTCAAGGAGACGGCCAAGGCAGCTTGGGACACGATTAAGGTCATGAGGATGGGGGTGCACCATGTGCGTGAAGCCACCGCGCAACGACTCCGCGCGGAATTCGAGCAGATCGCCTTCCATGACGGCGAGACCCTCGACGCCTTTGGCATGCGCATCACCAGCCTCGTCAACCAGCTGCGCACGCTCGGCGACAACGTCGAGGAGGTACGCGTCGTACAGAAGTTCTTGCGTGTTGTTCCCCCCCGATACTCGCAGATCGCTGTCGCGATCGAAACTCTCCTGGACCTGAGTACGATCTCGGTTGAGGAGCTGATCGGGCGGCTCAGGACCGCCGAGGAGCGCTGcgccgcgcccgcgccgagcCAAGGCGGTGGGCGGCTGTACCTCACTGAGCAGCAGTGGGAGGCGCGCAAGCAGGCGCGCGAGAGCTGCCAAGgctccggtggcggcggcggcaacggcggcgagCAGAACAACCGCCGCGGAAAGAATCAGGGACGGAGGAACGACGCGCGTCCGCCTCAGAATGCCGGCAGCTCTGGCGGGTCCGGCGGTCGCAGCGGCGGCCGTGACATGACGAAAGTCAAGTGCTACAACTGCAACAAGCCGGGGCACTTTTCGCGGGACTGCACCGAGCCCCGGCGTGAGCGCAAGGAGCAGGTCAATCTCGCCGACGGCGGGACCGAGGAGACCACGCTCCTCCTGGCGAGCCTGAGCAAGCTCACCACAACCACGGAGGCGGCCGTGGAGCACGTGATGCTGAACGAGGAGCGCTCGCAGGCGCGCTCCGCCTCGGATGATGGAGGTTGTGACTCCTCCTAG
- the LOC109757537 gene encoding uncharacterized protein: protein MAWAPSCSCTTGMMMATTFSRCAPPAMGARRTSPTTVHLRPSPASPTSWSKTAVGDRALVSTTTKRRTVPPACNNKPGPSGQAPTSKKDLSFDINLTAEDDDHFKKNFLEPMRDRLSDPEGPTVDILDPDSGNVVHIPRLPPQVRDNPAPELMNLTLHLGEEARVTLSVQTDNLYVVGFRNGEGKAFEFTHYNPDGTPREGYRMIPGSTNLGYSGSYAGGNGMGGLSQQQNIFDRETIRGAIWGLDSHDGKDNQRAKKYLRTLIVNFIESVRLEIIAKRAASQMGINPSQASDDRQLHGWEIHLIRNWGYLSETSLLLQGIHNLGALVLGMVLTKTVVASTPKKRLRRSVNDAGLYNRDKDNYQEVGPGGKADLGCPPRPISGADDFVIDVDLMDHYTLFGSDRKVALDQVAWNSRDTLSGDYNNILKVPVRGEHGRMEVWYAVLTNAVMDTVKVVLLDSGNRFFNSNVYGRVNATTKLASGEELPYTLLSKQANQSHTTRHHESVPLQRNLISAQLGAELHISADLWDYNKLVFSDDQIVVGSVVFVPRHAGTTDKADINGPCGKVRVEVTWSTSYSYKSMKDEEPKSSPPFIHDDL from the exons ATGGCTTGGGCGCCTTCTTGCAGCTGTACTACCGGGATGATGATGGCCACTACGTTCAGTCGGTGCGCCCCGCCGGCGATGGGAGCAAGGCGGACCTCACCTACCACCGTGCACCTCCGGCCATCTCCGGCGTCGCCGACCTCATGGAGCAAGACAGCCGTTGGGGACAGGGCGCTCGTGAGTACGACTACCAAGAGGAGGACGGTGCCCCCGGCTTGTAACAACAAGCCGGGGCCGTCCGGGCAAGCCCCGACGAGCAAGAAGGACCTATCGTTCGACATAAACTTGACGGCTGAGGACGACGACCATTTCAAGAAGAACTTCTTGGAGCCCATGCGCGATAGGCTGAGCGACCCGGAAGGCCCCACTGTGGACATCTTGGATCCAGACTCGGGAAATGTCGTGCATATCCCTAGGCTCCCTCCGCAGGTAAGGGACAATCCGGCCCCTGAGCTGATGAACCTGACGCTCCACCTTGGTGAGGAAGCAAGGGTCACCCTGAGTGTGCAGACGGACAACCTCTACGTCGTCGGGTTCCGCAACGGCGAGGGCAAGGCGTTCGAGTTTACCCATTACAATCCGGACGGCACACCCAGAGAGGGGTACCGCATGATCCCAGGGTCCACCAACCTGGGATACAGCGGATCCTATGCAGGAGGAAACGGGATGGGTGGATTATCTCAGCAGCAG AATATTTTCGACCGTGAGACCATCCGGGGGGCCATCTGGGGCCTGGACAGTCATGACGGAAAAGACAACCAACGTGCCAAAAAATATCTGCGCACACTGATTGTCAACTTCATCGAGTCTGTGAGGTTGGAGATcatcgccaagagagccgccAGCCAGATGGGGATCAACCCATCACAAGCCAGCGATGACCGGCAGCTCCATGGGTGGGAGATCCACTTGATCCGCAACTGGGGCTATCTATCGGAAACCTCCTTGCTGCTACAGGGCATCCACAACCTCGGTGCCCTGGTGCTCGGGATGGTGCTAACTAAAACAGTAGTGGCCTCAACTCCTAAAAAGCGTCTCCGTCGCTCCGTCAATGACGCCGGCCTCTACAACCGGGACAAGGATAACTATCAGGAGGTGGGCCCTGGTGGCAAGGCAGATCTAGGCTGCCCACCCCGGCCCATCTCCGGCGCCGACGACTTTGTCATCGACGTCGACCTCATGGACCACTACACCCTTTTCGGCTCGGACCGCAAGGTGGCGCTCGACCAGGTGGCCTGGAACTCACGGGATACCTTATCCGGCGACTACAACAACATCCTCAAGGTCCCGGTCAGGGGTGAACACGGTAGGATGGAGGTATGGTACGCGGTGCTCACAAACGCCGTGATGGACACTGTGAAGGTCGTCCTGCTGGACAGCGGCAACCGCTTTTTTAATTCCAACGTCTACGGCCGCGTCAACGCAACAACCAAATTGGCCTCCGGCGAGGAGCTGCCGTACACTCTGCTCAGCAAGCAGGCAAATCAGTCCCACACGACGCGACACCACGAGTCCGTACCACTCCAGAGGAACCTCATCTCGGCACAGCTCGGCGCAGAGCTTCATATCTCGGCCGACTTATGGGACTACAACAAGCTTGTGTTCTCTGATGATCAGATCGTGGTTGGCTCCGTAGTCTTCGTCCCGCGCCATGCCGGAACGACCGATAAAGCGGACATCAACGGGCCCTGCGGCAAGGTCAGGGTCGAGGTCACTTGGTCTacctcctactcctataaaagcaTGAAGGACGAAGAACCAAAATCATCTCCGCCATTTATCCATGACGATCTCTGA